The sequence aaattTTGAAAGCCATGTATAAATTTCCTTTCACTTCACATTTATGCACCacttaaatttacatttgtggTTGTAACAGgaagaaatgtgaaaaagttcaagagGTATGAATTCTTTCGCAAGCCACTGTAGgttatatttgattttaaaagtatttaaaggtTATTTTGAATAAAGTGCATCTAGTCTGGAATTTCAAATAATGCCTTCAGAACACCTTCAGGACATATTTCACCATTAGAATACaggtaaatagaaataaaaccactttttttaaacacagtatCTAACAGGGTGAGTTAGTTCTAAAGTGGTTAATAAAGTCAGATGTGCCAGCTCAGCCAAAAGAAAAATTCAGCTGCAGTAGCATGGTTTCAACCTTCAGAGGGCAGTTCCTAAGAATATttctaaaacaaaatttaatatttaaaccTTAATGCTACAATGTTAAAAGGTGGGCCATAAAACaccagcaaaaacaaaatgcatacgttacttttcagctgaaaaaattAGTCAGAGGGTTAAGTAACACTTCagacagttttaaaatgtttttgtcttataTTGAACCATGTTCTCAATGAGCTGATGAATATTGAATTAAAGTCCCCGCATTTAAAAATTAGAGATGGATGATTTAACACTTGGAGCTtgcaaaatataagaatattgtggaaagTCAAATTTCTTTTCAGTTAATTCAGTCCTGAAAAGAGCTCTAAACAGCTTATTAACTCAAACCACCTGCAAAGGTTTTCCGAGCTTTTATTtgctcactctggttcagttcacacaattacagtcatggggaagactgctgacttgacaaatgccCTGAAGAAAATCATTGACTCATTGACTCAAGTTAATTGAAAGGCAAAATATGGTAAGAAAAAGTGCACAACCAACAGGGATGCTTGCAGTCTGCAGAGGATCATTCACAAAGCAGATTTAAGGACTTAAAGGAGCCTCATAAGGAGTGGCCTGAGGCTGGATTCAGTGAAGCAGGAGCCACCTTACATAGATGTGTCCAAGGAATAGGCTACAAGTGCCATATATGCAACAGTGAGAAAGAGCAGGGGAAACCATTTCACATCAGCCACAGTGTGCTCCAAGAGGATGTTGGAAGAGAAAGTAATTAAAATCAGGAGTGAACACGATTTTTTATATGCaggtgctgtgaaaaaaatgaaggacaAAGGAGAAATCATAGTGCAAACAAGGGCGGTACAAATAGTGAGCTGGAACAACACAATAGTTGCCTTTGATTTGGTTTGATTGATCCTTCTGCTTTTCAGTGTTAACATTTCTCAGCCTTTATATCAATTGTTATCAATTGTGCAGCAGGCATTTATTTGTATAGAACAAATGTAATCCAGAAGGTGGCGGTATTGCAAATCATGGATGCTAACCACCATACAACCACAACAGAAGAAGTGTACAGGAAGTGTAGTTTTTGTTTCCGGGTCACGAAAGCTTCTCACCACCGAGCACGGTTAGCATGTTTCGATGATCCAGCGTCCTGTAGGAGCAGAGTAATCATTAAACTGTGATCAGAGCCGACTTTTCTCTTCCTTCTTTGGCTCTTagatgtttgtaaaatgtccAGGTTTCAGGatctttcaggtttgttttattcttcttctgtaaactggtttactgtaaatatttcaGAGGGCTGAGGCTTTAGCGAACGTTCATatcaaagaaaacacatttaactTCAGTTCAGTGGGCTTGAAGACCATGTGAGTCTGGGTGCTGAGGGTCAAAGTTATGCAAAGTTATGCATTCCGTTtaaaacatatatttaaaaTTCGACATGCGGCCCATTAAGCCTAAACAGTGGattattttaatgcattaagCCAAAGGGCCACACACAAGACAAGACAATGTCATACTGCAGATCAAAGAGACAACTTTAAACATTGACTTTGATTTCAAAGACgtttaaaaaaaggggtaaaTCATCTCAAATTCAACATGAAacacaagtgacaaaaaaaaaaaaaaaaaaaaaaatctgctgattAGTGACTGTTTCCAgaaactaaataaatgaatcaCTTGTAAACACCAGAGAAAACACTACAGACATTAGAGAAAGATGATAAGGACAACATAAGATATGAGTTTAGATGAAGAAAGTGCATACTCAAGACAGAGAGACTGAATATTATGTAAACAGCACACTGGCTGGCGTTAAATACTGACATTCACAGGGACAAAGATGCAGGATAATGGAGTTAATAGTGATTAAATCAACGTCCTCAATTAGTGCACTATTTTTTTATAGTGATTAATCTCATGATCTcctgtccctttcaacacactttggtcaAGCCACgtctgtgtctccctgcagccgcAGTGATGTAgaataaatccaccactgctctttaatgtctcatttcactttcagaaaacttacagacagctcagtagacatGTCAGAAGTCACCTGGACCttgtgttttcagatgtttaaatTTTATTGTCTCCTCATATCATTTCCAGGTCACAACAtgctcctttttccatggttaagttcatggcATAATCTTTTATCCAcatataaaagcaggtctgtatccaaactaacctgacacgccagatggatttgtttcagtgaaaaacaaggaaacgggcgtatccatctgctttgcaaggttatatccaaacaggaagtcaaagaTAGCAGgcaaatccaaaatgacacaaaaaagcttaaaaagctaaataatgtaattttaaaGTCTAATAAATAGGGTGTGATAATCGTgcttaactacagaaattctgatcTTAATCAAGATTAATTTTTCAATCTGTTGACAGCCCAAATGCAAACATGTATACACCACACACACCAAAAAAATCTGAGAGTGTAAAAAGCATTCCCACTAAAAATGCAATGGCATAAATGAAATTCCTCTCTTTCAGGAAATTGGGAAGATAAATGAAGAGCTAAgctaaaaacttaaaaaaaaaaataactacccTAAGAACTGCTTAAAGCAAGTGTACTGATAATAAATCTTCATATCAAAGAAAAATGATTGCACAATAAAAAGTCTGATTGCTACTGGAAGCAAAGATATTCAGTTTTGTGCTCACCTTTTAGTAATGTAGTActgttcatttttgcagctctttTTAACTTTAGTTTGAATCTTTTGATTCTTCTGATGGGGATTTGTTGTTTGTTATAATATAAAACCAGTTTTCCTCATTGTGTGCTTTTGTCTTTCAGTTTTTCCTGAAGAAGTTCAAATTTCTTCGGTGAACAAAGAAGAAATTTCAGCTGAGCAGCAGGAGAGGTGCTCCAGTCTAAACCAAGAGATTGTCATCAAAGAAGAACCAGAGGACCTGTGGAGCCGTCAAAAGGGAGATCAGCTTCAAGGACCAGAGGAGGCTGGTATTATCATGTTCAATTTCATTCCTGTCCATGTGAagagtgaagatgatgaagTGAAACCTCAGGTCTCACAGCTTCATCATGGACAGTCTGAACAGATGGAAACAGGAGCTGAAGGAGAGAGCATTGAAAGAGCAGGAGCAACTAGGTACTTTGACCTAGAGACAGATTTACAACCCAAGACTGAGATCAAGACTGAAGACTCTTCTGAAGCcgagactgatgacagtgctgattGGAGGGAGACCATAGAACACCAGTCAAGTTtcaatgtttttgaaaacagcaaaaatgaaagaagagaGACTGATAAGAAATCTCAAAGCTGCACTGAGTGTGGTAAGACATTAAGCAGAAAATGGAAGCTCATAGAGCATATGAGAATTCACACCGgtgagaaacccttcagctgctctgagtgtggtaaaacatTTCGTCTTAAAGGGCATCTGACAAGACATATGACAACACACACAGGacagaaacccttcagctgctctgagtgtggcaaAAGATTTAACATTAAAAGTAATCTTAAAATGCATATGAGCATTCACTCAGGAGAAAAACCCTTCGTCTGCGCTGTATGTGGTAAAACATTTACCAATAACTgctatcttaaagtgcatatgAGAGTTcactcaggagagaaacccttcagctgccctGAGTGTGATCAGAaatttagagagaaaaaaaatttgactgtacacatgagaattcacaaAGAGAAACCCTTCACCTGCTCTGAGTGTGGAAAAAGATTCGGTCTTCAAAGTAATTTAAATCAACATATGAGAGGTCACATGGTAGAAAAACCCTCCAGCAGCTTTTATGcattaaaagattaaatgaCATGCCAAAAGCAGACCAAAGTGCAAGCAGGAGAACTGCTCAGATTGACTAGAGATAAGCGATTTGCCCTGCAGTTTACTGCTGATAGCTGCTCAGACAGAGAGTGTGGAATTTCAGGGTTAGAAACATTCATGTCATTTATCATGAACTGATAAATATGTATAATCAGGAAGTGAGCAGCATTGTAGAGCATCACCACTCAGCATCAGTAAGCTGTGACACCAGTTCTGTACATCTCACAAAATTAATTGTAAAATTCTGACATGTAAGTTTAATTCTTTGgctgtatttgtttgtttgtttgttttcaagttCTGGGACttgaacaaaaatgtaaacatgtaaTCAACTATTTTATAATCACTTGAaacatgatttgaatttttaaaactttgcttcaggtttttatttattttgaatgacCTTGTATAGCCCACCTTGAATATCCTTGGGGCCCAGTAGGGCACTGCAGTCCACACTTTAGAAAGGCATGTAGACCAACATTttcttaatcttttttttcagttattttgagCAAAACACTTATAACAAATCTGAAATAGGCGTGTAAACAAATGTAATAAACATTTGTAAAGTAAATGGGTTGTTTTGATGAAATTATATAGGATAAAGGCGTACAAAAAGGGACTATTTTGGGGAGTTTCCATCACAGTGTCATCTTTACAGAAGCTCAGTAAGTTTCATCACTATGGATATCTTCATGTGAAGAATCAACAGTGTTTTAATTTGACGATAATCTCAAACTGCATGTAGTCAGCATTTTGtggtatttttcatttaattatttctaACATGAGATTGC comes from Cheilinus undulatus linkage group 16, ASM1832078v1, whole genome shotgun sequence and encodes:
- the LOC121523585 gene encoding zinc finger protein 37 homolog, whose amino-acid sequence is MLQQRNPLKVFKANFFLSIFGFGCFKMSGFLDLSDVQQLVVTKEQVLPEHQERSSSLNQKEPAEPVHIKEEQEELWISQEREQLQGAEETDINVFTVKSEEDEEKPQTSQLDENQREENRDAEDLKTESDGEDCGGSEADRDFHSDSLSQPVFPEEVQISSVNKEEISAEQQERCSSLNQEIVIKEEPEDLWSRQKGDQLQGPEEAGIIMFNFIPVHVKSEDDEVKPQVSQLHHGQSEQMETGAEGESIERAGATRYFDLETDLQPKTEIKTEDSSEAETDDSADWRETIEHQSSFNVFENSKNERRETDKKSQSCTECGKTLSRKWKLIEHMRIHTGEKPFSCSECGKTFRLKGHLTRHMTTHTGQKPFSCSECGKRFNIKSNLKMHMSIHSGEKPFVCAVCGKTFTNNCYLKVHMRVHSGEKPFSCPECDQKFREKKNLTVHMRIHKEKPFTCSECGKRFGLQSNLNQHMRGHMVEKPSSSFYALKD